DNA from bacterium:
GATTCCTCGGAACAACTTATGCTCCGGACGTTTAAATTTTCAGATGATATCGCTTGGGAAAAAGTCCCATCCGGTACCATTATCAGGCTTACTCGTTTTGCCGAACTATCAGAGCCGGATGGAAATGAAATTAACGTCAATACCGGAGATCGGGGCAATTCTCTGGTGCAGATCAATCAATCGCAACAGCCGTTGTATTCAATCGGTTCAACGAGTATTACGCTGTATGATGCAAAGAAAGCAATGGATACAATTGTTCTGCGACCTGTTAACGAAAAATTAAATAAGTAATTATACTAAATTAGTTAAGGAGATTAAAATGGTTGAGTGTTGTATTCTTTTTGTGGCGGAGTCCATGGGACTTTTTTTGATCTGGCCTAAATTGATGGCGAAAAGAGCCGGATTTCATAACCGTGCTTTGTTAAAGGATAACCCTCATTTAAAAAAGTGTTATGAGGCTTGGCGTTGGACCGTACCCATTGCTTTTGCATTAACGACCATTGTGATGATAACTAATTATTCCGCATGGATAGAAATTGTCGAAGAACCTCTGGTATTCAATGCAACAGTATTTTTTGTGACGCTTATTATCAGCACGCTGATCGGTGAGGTTATTGGCGAATATTACAGATACTTGAAAGGCATTCGGTGGCATAAACGGTTTCAACAAAGTCGTCACTTCTGAAAAGTTAGTGCATCATCGATCTGAATTTGCTTGATGAAAGACTGGCCGCTTTAATTTTCTGAAGGCGAAGATTTGTTGAGGGAAATATTTTTTTGGAAATGAAGGATCGCTCAAACCGTATCGTAATGGTTTTTCCGAATCCGGTAAGAATGCAGTTCTAAAAATCCAATCCCATACGGCAAGCTTGGTCGAGAAATTTTTATTGTGTGCTTTTTCATTACCGTCGGAATGATGCCAGCGGTGCATTTCAGGACCATTGATGATCCATTGCAGTTTGCCGGAATGTACGTCAATATTGGAGTGGATGTACATGCCCCAGACGGCATCAATGAGTCCTTTGATGACCGCTATTTCCGGTGCAGCTCCGAGTAGCACAATCGGGGCGAATTCAATCGTTTGATTGATCAGAATTTCGAGCGAATGTGAACGTGCGCCGGAGAGCCAGTCGACGTCTTTGGTCGAATGGTGCGCTTCATGAAGCCGCCAAAGATAACGATTGGAATGCTGTAGGCGATGAAACCAGTAAATATAAAAATCGTGGGTCACGAAAAAGAACAGCCATTGAAGTCCCAACGGCCAGTGGGTTACTAATTGGAGCCGTGACCAATGGGTGTGGTGATCGATCCAATCGATGAGAAAAGAAATGACAAAACCGAGAATAAAACTTTGAACAAAATTGTACCAGATAAAATCATCGAAAAAACCTTCACGGAAAAATTTCTGTTGGGGTGAGTAAGGCCGAACGCGTTCAAGGATAATCAAGATCGATGCGCCAGTTATAATTCCGGCGAAACACAGGACCTGAATATCGGCAAGCGGCATATGTCAGACCGCTTCTTTCATCGATGTTTGGACTCGGCGTAATTTTTTCAAGGCGCCGGCTTCGCTGAGATAAACTTTCTTGACGCCGTCACCGAGCGCTTTTTCAATATCGCGGATGTCGCGAACGAGGTGATGCATCCCGATAATTTCAACGGATGCCGCCTGATCCGTGCCCCACATAGCGCGATCGAGCGTAATGTGACGTTCGACAAAAGCCGCTCCGAGCGCAACGGCCGACCATGTCGGCGACAAGCCGACTTCGTGGCCTGAATAACCGATTGGCGTTTCAGGAAATTTTTCCCGCAAGGTCAGGATCATTTTAAGATTTAATTCTTCGGGCTTGCAGGGATACGCCGATGTCGAGTGCGCAATTAACAGATTATCCGTTCCAAGTTCACCGACAGCGTTTTCAATTTCATCCATGGTAGACATACCTGTAGAAATCATGAGTGCTTTTCCAGTTGCTTTGGTTTTTTTAAGCAACGCAATGTCGGTGAGCGAAGCGGAGGCTGCTTTATACAGCGGAGGACTAAACTGATCGATAAATTCTACTGCCGCTTCGTCCCAGCAGGATGCAAACCAGTCGATGCCTTTTTCGCGGCAATAGCGATCGATTTCAGCATATTGTTCTTTGGTAAATTCCATACGATGCCGGTAATCGATGTACGTCATACGCCCCCACGGCGTGTCGCGTTCGATATTCCACTGATCTTTCGGGACGCAGAGTTCGGGAGTACGTTTTTGGAACTTAACGGCATCGCATCCGGCGAAGATGGCGCCATCGATCATTTTTTTGGCAATGTCGAGCGATCCGTTATGGTTGATTCCGATTTCTGCAATTACGTATACCGGCTCACTGTCGCCGATCCGGCGAGAACCGATTTGGATTTTTTGTCTTTCCGGCATGGTTGTCTCCTCAATTATAAAGTATTGAGTATAGGTAATGGAAAAAATTCATTGTTTCGAAGCAATGATCAGCTCGGCAAATTCCCGAAACGCGCCGTGGCCTCCGATATTTTCACAGATCGCATGAGCCACGCTTTTGGCCTGCGGCATGGCATCGGCTGGACAGCATGCTAATCCGACGCGGCGCATAATTTCGATATCATTAGTATCATCACCGATGTATGCACATTGATCGAAGCTGATATTCCAGCGGTGGGCGATCTGCCGAAGAACTTCTAATTTGTCTTTGATGCCTAGATGTAATTCGGCGATGTTTAACTTTTCAGCGCGGCGTTGTACTGAAGGCGAATTTTCACCGCTGATGATTCCCGTTTCAACCTGAACCAATTCCCGTAATCGCTGAACGCCCATTCCGTCTCGTACAGAAAATCTTTTAAATTCTTCGCCGCGATCGGAAAAATAAACGCCGGTGTCCGTGAGCACTCCGTCAACGTCGGTGAGTAAAATCCGGATCTGTTTAGCGCGTTGAAAAATTTCTTTCATGGCGAGTTCACGGTTTACCATGTGGTCCATCCTCCGTCGACGACGAGATTGGCGCCGGTCATATAGGCCGAAGCGTCGCTCGCAAGAAAGACGACCGCTCCGCGATAATCGTCCGGTTGTGCCATGCGTCCGAGCGGTGTGCGCCTGGAATATTCCCGGACAAAATATTCTTCCTGCATGTTTTCGACGCCGCCGGGCGTCAGTGTATTGACCCGAACATTGCAATGTCCCCAGTATGCCGCGAGAAATCTCGTGAAGGCAATCACCGCGCCTTTGGTGGCCGGATAAGAAGGCGACTTATAAAAAACCTGTTCGCCTTTTGGGTTGGCGTATAACGATTGATCCGGACCGACTAATCCGTACGTCGATGCGACATTGATGATACTTCCTTTGCCACGACGCGCCATTTCGGAGCCGATAATTTGTGAACAAAGAAATACACCGGTAACGTTAACGTCCAAGGATTTTTTCCACATATCCATTGAATAATTTTCAAATTTTGAATAGAGCGCCGCTGCAGTTGGATTTTCAAACATATCGTTGATCGCGGCATTATTCACAAGAATATCCACAGAGTCGAATCGTCCCAAAATTGCGTCGCGTAACCGTTGAATGTCACCTGGATTCGTTACATCTGCACGCACACCGATTGCTTCAGGATTTAATGAAATAGCAAACTCATTGCATTTTTTCTGATCTACATCACACACAACGACGTGAGCTCCTGCATCGGCTAGTGCGATACAATGTTGTTTCCCGAGTAGTCCCAGAGCACCGGTAACAACGGCTACCTTGTTTTTTAATGGAAATGAATCAGGCATCAGGCTGTTTTTGCTTTAGGTTTCATGTTGAAATTGGACGTTTTCCGGAAAACAGGCTCAACCGGCTCACCGCGTAAATATTGGCGGACGTTATTTTCATTTACCGCTTGTTTTAAAATTGGCAATACTTCAGCATACGTTGACAGGGTATGTGCAATGTCCGCGTCATTGTGCGAAAAGCTAAGGTTATGAAAGCCGCTCCATAAAATTCCTCGCTTGATGAATTCCTGTTGAATAAGGGATTTCATTTCGAGAGGGTTACCGGCTTTGCCGTCAAATGTTACCATACTTCGGCAATCGGCGCCGATACATGAAGTATAATTCATACCAAGGTCACGAATAAGCTGATTATAACCGTCTTTGATTTTTTTGCCTTGAGTCGCCATGTATTGCGGAACATTTTTGAGACGAAGTTCTTCGATAGTGGCTTTGGCTGCGGCGAGCGAGAGTGTTTCACCACCGAATGTTGTGAAAAAGAAAACGTCTTTTTCACACAATTGCATAATGTCCTTGCGCCCGCATAACACTGACAATGGCATGCCGTTGGCGATGGCTTTTGAAAAACACGCGAGATCGGCATGAACGCCGAAATGTTCCTGCGCACCGCCCACAGCCAGTCGAAACCCTGTCCACATTTCGTCAAAAATCAGAAGCGTTCCGTTGGTTTCGCAAAGGCGTTTCAATTCATGAAGAAAATTATTACGCGGAAATTCGAATACCATTGGTTCGAGAATCACGCAAGCAGTGTCATCATCAAGCGCTTCTTCGACTGAAGCGGGATCGTTATAATTGAATGTGTAAGTCAGATCCGACGTTACAGCAGGAATACCTTTGTTGCGGTCTGTGACGCCGATATACCAGTCATGCCAGCCATGGTAACCGCAACAAACAACTTTATTCCGCCCTGTAAAAGCGCGCGCCAATCGTACAGCCGCACTCGTCGCATCGCAACCAGTTTTGCTGAATCGTACCGATTCGGCTCCCGGTACGATGCTACGGATTATTTCAGCCACTTCAACTTCGAGCGGATGCATCATCGAAAATGTAATTCCATCTTCTAATTGTTGGCGGATTGCGTGATCGACTTTATCATACGCGTATCCCAACGAAATCGGGCCGATGCCCATATTGTAATCGATGAATTCATTACCGTCTACGTCCCAGACATGCGCGCCTTTTCCTTTAACGAGATATTTCGGCGCAACGCCGTTGACATATTGTCCCGGACCTTTGGCCAGTGTTTGCGTATAAGCTGGAATCAATCCTGTTGCTCGGCGAAACCATTCATCCGATTGCCCGATGCTCGGGTAGTTGCTGTTGAAAGAAATAGTATTAGGCATAGTTTTAATTGTTTTGAGTGAAACGCTGTTTCACTTTTATAAATATTTTAATAGTGCGCTAATGACGGAATGGCGAACGTTTCCGTTTCTGTTTTTTGAATTTCGATTTCAATTCTTTCGGCCAATTGTTTTCCGGTCAATCGTTCGTGTTCAAGAACATTATGCAGTAAAGCAGGTTTGAACCAGCGATGTTCAAACGCAATAGGGACGACGCGCGCAGCATGCACGCGATGCTTCAGAAACAGTTCTGCAACGATCGAATACAAACCGCCGGTGAGAAAATGATCTTCGATCGTTACGATCAACGGTGTTTCAACCGCCGCATTCAGAATTGCTTTCTCGTCAATAGGTTTCAGTGTTCGTAAATTGATCACACGTACCGATACGCCTTTGGATTCCAGAATATTCATTGCATCGTAAACTTGATTGAATAACGCTCCGTAGGTAAGCAAAGTGACGTCTGAACCTCGCGAAATGACTTCGGCTTTTCCAATTTCAAAACGCCGGTCATGCGTGTAAACAGATTTCAATGCATTGTAGCGGATGTAAAACGGGGAAGGGCTCTCGACGATCGTTTTTAAACCTACGATCATATCGTCTTCGTCTGCCGGGCAAAAAATATTGACATGAGGAATTCCCCGCATCAACGAAACGTCTTCGAGCGCCTGATGTGTTGGACCGTTGCCGTCGGATAAAATGCCCGGAACGAAACCGGTCATTTTTATTGGTAAATTACCGATGCCGATGTCGGTTCGTATAAACTCAAAAGCACGCAAAGTCAGGAAGGTTGCCAGGGCATGCGTGATGACCGTGCATCCGCGTAGGGCCAAGCCTGCTGCAGCTCCGATCATCGTTTGTTCCGTAATGCCGGTATCGATGAACCGAGGCCCAAGGACGGAGGGTAAGTTTCGGATCGGCGCGCGGTTTTCGGCCGTCATGATGACATACCGGTCATCGTTTAAGGCGAGTTCTTTGAGAATGTCTTCGTAAGTCATGAATGGGATAATTTTCTAAATAAAATTGTATGTGTAATACTGACAAAGTTACAATTTTATATTAGACGATTATTGCCTGTAGGTTAGAAATTGTTGAACGTTCCGTCACCGGAGTGTTAAATGATTAACGTGCGACAATGGTTTCTGAGTGTAGCGAAGCACGTTGAGAGGTGTGAAGTTCCGAGAGTAATTGTTCAATTTCGGAATGAGAGAAATTGCAAAACCAACGATCGGCGCGTGCTTCGATGCTGGGTAATCCTTTTCCACGGACGGTTTCAGCGATAATGACGCTGGGTTTAGATTCGCTGAGAGGAAGGTTTTTGAATGCACTTTCCATATCTTCAAAATCATGACCATCGATATTCACTGGAACGCATCCAAACGAAGAAAACTTGTATTCCAATGGTTCCATCGGTATGAGTTCTTCTGTCCGCATATTGGCTTGAAATAAATTACGATCGACAACGATAACAAGGTTGTCGAGTTTGTAGGCGTGAGCAACGAGACACGCTTCCCAATTGGAGCCTTCGTTAAGCTCACCATCGCCGACGATCACAACGACACGGTTGGATCGATTGCGTATTTTGCAATCAAGTGCGACACCAACAGCCACGGGAAGCAAGTGTCCGAGTGATCCCGAATGAAATTCGACACCGGGGATATTTCTGTTTGGATGCCAGTAAATTGAATCATTGGTTTGAAGGTGGTGATCAAGCCGTTCGCGTTCCAGCCAACCCATCTCCACGAACATGCCGTACAAAGCGGGCACATCATGACCTTTGGATAAAAAAAGATAATCCCGGTCAGGGCTTTGAAGTCTATCTTTTGAAATATTGAGAAATTTTGAGTAGAGATAGACAATCAGATCGACACATGATAGAGACGCACCGATAAAACATCCGCCATTCGTCGCCAAACGAATGACATGTTCGCGAACATTCATAGCGGTAGTTTCTAAATCTTTTTTTACTGCAATATCCATAATTGTTTTAGTTGTTATAGTGAACGAGTTTGATCGGATGAAATAGTTTTTAATTCATGTAAGTGATAACGATACCAGTTGCTGCCCAAGTATTTCTCGTTGATGGTCCGGATGCCTGAACGCAAACGAAGCAAAGTTAAGATGTCTTCCAGCGTAAAATCGGGTTTGTGCGGGTAAAGTTTTTCATAGACGATTTTTATAAAATGAAAATCTTCCGGGTAATCCAACGTCCACCGGTGTGACATGGAGTAATTTTTTCCTGTTTCCCATGTTACATTGCCGATACGAAATCTTTCCGGATTTTCCCAAAAAAACGGCGTCGTATGCTCTCGCTCGAAATTTTTTTCGGCTTCTCGATTGGCAAGCTCCAGCAAGAACATCGGGAAAACTTCCACATCATTCCCGTCAGGGTAAGTTGCAGGATGCAGATTACTTACAAAATCAAAATCAGCAACGTGTTCAATATAAAACCCAATTACGCGATCGATGATAGCCGGATCAATCAGCGGACAATCGGATGGAATCTTTACTACGACGTCCGCGCCCAAAGCCTTGGCGGCTTCATAATGCCGGTTCAACAGGTCGGTTGTATGACCGCGATAAAAATTGAGTTGCTCGCGCGCGCATAATTCTGCAATGGCATCGTCTTCCGGCTCGGTAGTCGTAGCAACGACGATGTCGCCACAAAAAGCCGCTCGCTGCATCCGTTCGATCTGACGCAAAAATACCGGCCGTCCGAGAATGGGCTTCATCACTTTATCCGGAAGCCGCGTTGATCCACGGCGCGCTTGCATGACCGTGACGATTTTCATAATGATAAACCCGCGGCGACGCGTGAAAAAACTTTTTTTACTGCCGTTTTGTATGAAAGGTTACGAGTGATCAATTGAGAATTGACCGGGTAGTCGTTGTGTAAGTATTTAGTACAAACTTCCGCAATAGACTTAGCCGATGTGCCGCCATTTTGTATGGGCGATAAACGTTTGAGCGCATTGACATCGAAGTAGGAGTGCACTTTTTTGCCAAGAGCGATGCCGGTATAAACTACGGTTGAATATTGCGTGATCAATTCATCGCAGTTGGCGATCATTTCATTGGTATTGCCATTGGTGAAGACCAATGAGCCGGGAGCATACCGGTTTATTTCGCGTATGGCGCGGGAAAAATTTTCGTTGGGATGTAACTTGAAAATCAATGGCCGTTTGTTGGCGATCTTTACGCAGTTTTTGAGAAATTTTTTCCTATTGTCTATTTTTAATGTTTCGCGTGCATCCGATGTAGCGACTAAAACGTAGCCGTGGTGTGGAAATGAATTTCGCCGATATTGGTCAAGGTTGTCGTAATTAGGAATTCCGGTAACTGTGATTTTGTCAGAGTTCACGCCTTTACGCATAAATAACTCACGGTATCCTTCCGACGCGACGCAGAATTTATCGTAGGCATGGGAAAGGCCGTATGCCGACGTGCTGGCGAGATAGCGGGGAAGTTTGAGCGATTTAACAAGATAGTACATGAGATTTTCAGGATCCGTCATTCCTTCCTGAACCAAAATCAGCCGTTTATGCCGGATGTTTTTTTGGATAACCAGATCGGAACACGTGACAACCAGATCATAATTATTGCGAATTCCGCCAAAATCCAGCTTTACTTTTTTCTGAAGAAGAAAATCGACCGTATGTTGGCGTGAAATGCCGCCGAGCGGCGTAAAATCGAGCAGACCTTTTTGAGTGAGCCACTTGAGTACGCCGTCGCAATAATACGGCGTAAAATGGCATTCGTGCTCACTAAGATACTGCGCTATCTGGTGCATCATAGTTGTTTGATTGAGCGATCCGCAGATGAAAAGGATTTTCTTACTTGCCATTTGATCCTGTTTAAGATAATTTTCAGCTACCGGTCTGTCATTAACATACCGGAAAACGAATTGTAACAAGAAAAATGAATTGAGAATAGAATATTGAAATTTCGTTTTCGTGTAATTAACCTTGCATTATTAATTTGTTAACGCTTCGGGTACGGAGAATTGTTATGGATACGCAAACCGGCGAGACGTTTGATTTTTTTAGGGCGCTTTTTGCAGCGCTGGCGGTATTTGTTCCGATTATTATCGCCTGGCTGCAAAAGAAAGATAAACTCCAGAAAACGAAATATTTTATCGACTTAATGCAATCTTACGATCACCTCAAAACAATCCGCGAACATCAGCAATCTCAAGCCGCTTCGCCGATTATACTGGAGAAACTCAACAGCCTCATTGAAGATATTGAAGATGAAATATACCGTGAAAATAAATTATCCGATTTACGGCTTTTTCTGTCCATCGTTTCTATCGAAATATTTTTTTTCATTGGCATTCTCTTCATCGACTTTTCAGAAGATATCAATAAAATTTTTCTCGGGCAGTCGTATGAAAGCGGTATGTTTTTTCTTGAAGGTATATTTCATACAACCACTGCAAGAGTGATTCTTCTGATGATTTTCGTCAGTGCTTCTGTTTTTATGACCATTCGTTTTTCGCGGCGTATCATAGGAAAAACAGTCAAACCGTATATGATCAATCTCAAACTGGTATTGGCGTTTCATGTTTTTTTTGTCATCGTTGCGGTGTTGGTGAGCATTCTGCTTGCCAGTCTGGATCCAATCGTTCCGTACTGGTAATTAGAGAATTTCTTAATCATTTAGTATTCGCCCGGTAATATGTCGATTAAGAAAAAAGGTATATTGTGCTCGAAAGCACATACTATTGGAATTGATTAAGTTAAATTTTCAAAGCTTCTATTTTAAACGAAAGGGAAGTATGCATTGCTTAGTATGGATGAATATAGTTAGCCTATTTTTAGGCTCGGATGCGGTCAAGGCTGGCGATGATGAATTTGTTCGGTTCAATTACCAGGCAGCAGCATCCGTATATGAATCCATCCTCCAAAATTCTCCGGGTAATCCCGAAGTACTTTGGAGACTTAGCCGTGTTTATATTTGCATGGGTGATATCCAGGAAAGCCGAGAACAGCGAGAAAGTATGTATCGTAAAAGTGTGGAATATGCACGACTGTGTGTGGCGGCGGATGGGAACAATGCGAATGGGTATGCGTGGCTGGGAGCCAGCCTCGGCAGTGTTGCAATGTTCGAGGGCAGCCGCAGCAAAGTCAAACTTTGCAATGAAATCAAATCTGCACTGGATCGTGCCATTGCATTGGATCCGAATAATGATATTGCGTACACGATCCTGGGCTCATTTTATCGCGCCTTAGGCAATATCAGTTGGCTGGAAAGACAACTAGCATCGGTTTTTATCGGAACATTGCCTCCAGGCGGAAGGCCTGAAGCTGAGAAAGCCCTCAAAAAAGCCATTGCCATCGCTCCAAACGTATTACGCCATCACTATGAACTCGGAATGGTTTACTACGACGATGGTAAGAATGATGAAGCAAAAAAAACATTTGAATACGCCTTGAAACTTCCAATTACTCTTACCAGTGATTATCATCGTATTGAACGTATTAAGAAAAAATTGGTCGAACTGAATGGTGAGACGAAATAGTCCATCCAACAGAACTAATTTTTAATAACTCTAATACTTTCTCATACGTTCTGAAGCTTTTTAAATTGCAACTCATCGTGCAAACGCGTACTATATGCCGTACAATCCTGTACGACTGTTTCAAAGTCAGCCGGAAAACAAAAAACCCCTCGTAGAATTGAGGGGATTTGAGTAGACCAGACGGGTCATCTGCCGAACTTTTTGGTAGTAGCCTTTAGGGATTATTACATGGGATTAACTCAATTCTCCCTTTAAAAATAAATAAGTTATGGCATTAATCCCTAAAGAACCTGTTTTATCCTGCAAAGAAGTAGTCTGGATTTTCAAAACCGTATTCGGCATGAGCCGGGCTTCATTCTTCCGTCACCACAGATCAAAAATGAAATTCTTTCCGGTCAATGGTAAGGGTAAAAGCGACCTGCGGATCGCCAGGATTGACGTGGTCGAATACTTCCGGTCATTACGAGAAGGCAACTATATGTTCAACGAGGTGTATGCGCCAAAATTTACCTAGCTCAGACCTTATTTCTTTGGAGGATTGTTGCCGCGACCTGTACCAGAAGGCTTACCTGTTGTGCTGGGCCAATTAGGATTGTTACCACCTTTATTACCGCCGCCTTTGTTTCCACCACTACTCTTACTCATAAAGCGTCCTTTCGACTTTAGATGTGTTATGGTGTATCTAATCAGGATTTAATATGTAAACGCCTTCTTCATTTCCTCTTTTCTTGCATTCAAAAATTCATCAAAGTTTTCGATCGACCATGAACCTTTTGGAATAAGATGTTTCTTCCACTCGTCTGGACTCTTAACCGTTACGATCCATTCAGAAAAGGGAAGATTTGACTTGGTTTTGTTTTCAGTACTTCCAATATAACGGAGATTGTATAGGGAATTGATCTTGTATGGCGGCACCTTATTCTTTAAAAGTTCGTCCTGCGAAAAAATGTGATCTTGCTCAGGAAGGTTTCCTTTAAATTTTGGCCTAAAATTAATGGCTCCGTTGTAACAGACTGTCAGAATCAAATGACTTTCGTACGATCCGTGCAGATATTTATCAAAGTCATCAAAATCCAATATCATTTTTCTCTTCGTTTCCGATTCAATTTTTTCTTCAATCTCCTTAGCTGGAAATGAACTTGACTTTGTAAGATCAATCGCCTCTTTGCACTTATAGAGAATTGTATCGCTTTGACCGCCAAAAACTCCAGTGAGAAGTGATTTTACCAACCAAGTGCCCAGTTTCGATACATCTTCATCCCGTATGAAATTTTGAGCAGTTCCAAACGCCTTAAAGTCATTCTTAAATATCCAATAGATTATTGGTATTAAGGCGTTATAACTTGTAATCAATTTGTCATCCAACAGAAATAGCCTGTCCTTAAGAATATCAACCAACAAGGCAATCGAAGGCTCAATGCTCTTTTCCCAATCACGTTTCAGGTTTTCAAGTAAATCAGTTCGAAAGTTTTTTGATTTGTAGCGAACTTGGTCCAGGTTTGTTGAATAGATCAAGAGAGCTGATTTCAAAAGAAAATCTGTATCAAATTTATATCTGTCTTCATTAATATTATTCAGCAGATACTCAAATTTTGTTCTTGCTTCTACCCACTTAGATTTTATTGTCGAGAAAAGTAAATCGGAATATGAAAGCTTTGTGCCGCCAGAATTGGTTCTAACGAAAATATCCAAAACTTTATCATAGTCTTTCTCCTTTTCAGGATAGTAATACAAAATCTTCTCGTACTTGAGCAGGCGGACTAACTTTCTACAGCCCTTTTTCTGATCTTTATTTAATTTAATGGCGTGTGGTTGTTCTAATTCCTTTTCGAGAACATCATCTATGTCATCAATATCAGGTATATCATAAACGTTCTTCACTCCGTACCAAAGCTTCTTCGTGCCTGCCTTTTTGTTCGTTTCAAGAAATGCTTTCCCGTTTTTCTCATTAAAGAACCTGAACTCATACAGTATTCC
Protein-coding regions in this window:
- a CDS encoding DUF262 domain-containing protein, whose product is MAGVWDWRGESEDVRFLLLLTKCFGDYIFNVPNLNPNSTKFNSMQDYLRYSISEIVEKINRIFFLPDIQRDFVWKPEQVYALFDSIMRDYPISTMLFWIQDGKFLQEEKIKKLEFVSKSSEKNNENKEIDSAKEYQLVLDGQQRLTTFYLVLKGNYIIRNRPYDLYFNVLSGGTEQDDGILYEFRFFNEKNGKAFLETNKKAGTKKLWYGVKNVYDIPDIDDIDDVLEKELEQPHAIKLNKDQKKGCRKLVRLLKYEKILYYYPEKEKDYDKVLDIFVRTNSGGTKLSYSDLLFSTIKSKWVEARTKFEYLLNNINEDRYKFDTDFLLKSALLIYSTNLDQVRYKSKNFRTDLLENLKRDWEKSIEPSIALLVDILKDRLFLLDDKLITSYNALIPIIYWIFKNDFKAFGTAQNFIRDEDVSKLGTWLVKSLLTGVFGGQSDTILYKCKEAIDLTKSSSFPAKEIEEKIESETKRKMILDFDDFDKYLHGSYESHLILTVCYNGAINFRPKFKGNLPEQDHIFSQDELLKNKVPPYKINSLYNLRYIGSTENKTKSNLPFSEWIVTVKSPDEWKKHLIPKGSWSIENFDEFLNARKEEMKKAFTY